TCCCAAATTTAAATGTCCGACTTCTGAATTACCTACTTCTCCATAAGGTAATCCCACTGCTTCTCCAGAAGCCTGCAAAACAGCGCTAAAATAAGTGGTAATATATTTATTAAAATTAGGAGTTTTTGCTAAGCTAATTCCATTTCCTCTGGATGCCGGAGCCACTCCCCAGCCATCAAGAATAATTAAAACAATTGGTTTTTTCATCTTAAAATAAACTCGTAACAGTAAACCAGTAACGAGTAATTAAAATTAGAAATTTAATTTAAAATTTTCAATTAAACTTTTTCCTTTCATTTCTTTTGGTTTTTCTATTTCGAATAATTCTAAAATTGTTGGAGCGACATCGGATAAAATTCCATCTTTTCTTAATTTTCTTTTTTGATTATCTACTAAAATAAATGGCACGGGATTTTTTGAATGTTTTGTGTCAATTTCTCCAGTTTCCAAATTAATCATTTCCTCAACATTGCCATGATCAGCTGTTATTATTACTGTTCCATTTTTTTCTTGAACCTTTTTAATAATTTTTCCCACACATTTATCAACGCATTCTATTGCTTGGATAGCTGCTTTTAAATTTCCTGTATGACCAATAATATCTGGGTTAGCAAAATTCACCGCAATAAAATCATAATTTAATTTATTTAAAACTGTTTTTGTAATTTCTGGCGCGCTCATTTCTGGTTGTTTATCATAATAAGGAATATCTAATGAAGGAATTTTTATTCTTTCTTCGCCATTCACAGGATCAGCATATCCGCCATTAATAAAATAAGTCATATGAGCATATTTTTCTGTTTCAGCAATATAAACTTGTTTAAATTTTTCCAAAACAAGAGGCAAACACATTTTTATATCACGAGACGGAAAAGCTGTAAAAACATGAGGTAAATCAGGTCCAAAATCAGTCATTGCTACAAAACGAATATTTTGCAAAACTTTCTTTCTTTTAAATGAACCTTCGTTCATTTTATTAAAATCTTTTTGAAGAAACGCCTTGGTTAATTCTCTAGCGCGATCAGATCTTAAATTAGAAAAAACAATCATATCATTGTCATGAATAACACTTATTGGTTTTTTGTTTTTTGTAATTACTGTCGGAGAAATATATTCATCAGTTAAATTTTTATTATAAGCCTTTGAAATTGCTTGTTCTGGACTTTCCGCTCCCTCCCCCTTTCCTAAAACCATTGCATTATAAACACTTTCAATTCTTTCCCATTTTTTCTTTCTATCCATGGCAAAAAATCGTCCAGAAATTGTAGCAATTTTTTCTTGACCTTGAAAATAAGCCTCAACTTTTTTTAAATATTTTATTGCTCCATGCTGAGAAGAATCGCGACCATCAGTGAAAAAATGAAAAAAAATTTTATTACTATTTATTCCTTGTTGTTCAATTAATTTTAATAAAGCGTGAATATGACTCAAATCAGTATGAGGACTTTGTGAACCTGAAAGCAAACTCATTAAATGAATATTTGTTTTATATTTTTTTGTGTGTTTTATTGCTTCTAAAATGGCTGTATTTTTAAAAAATGTTCCATCAATAATACTTTCTGAAATATAAACAGCATCTTGTTTAACTATTCTGCCAGCTCCTAAATTAATATGCCCGGCTTCAGAATTGCCATCCTGATAATTAGGTAAGCCAACATATTTTCCATGGGCTTTTAATAAAGTATTTGGATATTTTTTATATAAAAAATCCATCACTGGCGTCTTGGCTAAAGTGACAGCATTTCCTTTTGACGCCGGAGCAATTCCCCAGCCATCAAGAATAATTAAAACTATTGGTTTTGACATAAGAAAAATATTTAAAAAAATTCTAAATTTTAAATTTCTAAAACCTAGAACATAATTAAAATTATACAAAAAAACTTCAAAATAGCAATTTAAAAATAAAAGATTATAATTTTTATTATTTTAATAATTAAAAATCAGCAACTTCTTGCCATGAAATAATATTAATTGTTGGATTTATTTTATCAATAATAATTTTTGCTTTTCTAATAATTATTCCGACTGTGCCAGATGAAGTGATTGTGCGATTTTGTCCACCTTGACTTGTGACAGTGTAAGCGCAAATTCCTTGTCCCAATGTAAGACTGCCACTACCAGTATATGAAGTTGAATCTCTCATTTGTTGAAGCGCTTCTTCTGCGCAGGCATTAGTCAATGCTTTGGCTTGATTTGATTGCTCAATTGCAAAACTTGTTCGCGATGATCCAACACCAAGCAAAAGCAATGATACTACAATTGCTATTCCAATCGCACCTAACACTAACACGCTTATTAATACCACATATCCATTATTTTTATATTTAACGGAGCGAAGCAGATCCATAAAATGTTTTTGAAAAATTATACTCATTACGATTTGATAAATTTTGATGTATAAGTGTAAATTGAATACGAATTATGCCTGACGTATTAGTGCGAGATAAATTTGAAAAAGAAAGATTAGAAACAATAACGCGAGAATTGGTAATAGACACATTTGAACCGGTCCCCTCTTTAATTTTAATCACGCCGTTAGTAAGATCAAAAATTGTCGGATCATTTGCACTAGCAATAACATCTAATGTTAAAGATGAAGCGCTTATGCCTTGCAAAGGCGAAATGATGGCTTCCGCATTCCGCGCTGTTTGTGTAATAATTTGCATCACTGCTAATCCTTGTTGTTCCACTTCAGCAATGGTTTGATTTTTCACACGCGATTGAAGTAATAAAAATAAAAATATAGAAATAGCCAAAAGCATTATTGATGCAATGCTAATGTAAAGCAATAATTCAATAAGAGTAAAACCCTTGGTAGCTTTTAGCTGATAGCTGTTAGCTAATAGGTTTTTAAATTTATTTTTTTTTATTTTCATAATTAAAAAGCTAATTAATTTATTAGAAATTTCCTAAAAAGCTAAGAAGCTAGAACTTATTTTGCGCAACAAGTGTCAGCAGAAGGAATAGTGCAAAAAGAGTCACCGCCAGATAAATATATTTCATTATATTTAACGCATTGTTGTTCATTTTGTCTGCAAATGCCAGAAACATATCCTTGTTGCACAGCATAATCATTGCAAGAACCAGGAACAGGCGCGCTTTTTTGCCAATTTGTCATTCTAGAACTTAATGACACCAAGCCAACCCGTTGTGGATTTTGTTGCCATGTAATATTTGAAATAATATTTTTACGATTTAAATCAATTGATGAAATAATAATTTGTCTAGTAAAAATATCATTCATATCTTGCGAGCCAGAAAAATTCCATTGATTACCAGAAATTACAAGACCATGATTTGCATCAGTTAAATTATTAAAATTAGCATCACGAATATTACGCGTTGCTTCTAATCCTTCCTCAGCCAACATTGTTGCTCGTACTCGATTACCCGCAAACACACTTGCTTCTTGCGCATAGAGATATGCGCCCACAAATGTCGTAACCAATAAAACAAAAATTGCGCTAACAAGTATAATTTCAACAAGACTAAAACCTTTATTAAGTGTTAAGTTGAAAAAATTGTGTTTTGATTTTATTTTCATTTTTTTAAAATAAAAATAAACAATAAAACTTTAAAAAAAGAATAAACTTTTATATTAGGCTTAGTCTTAATATAAATTATTTAAAATTTCTTCAAATTCTTTTTCATTAATTATTTTTACTCCCAATTCTTTTGCCTTTTCGTATTTTGAGCCTGGATGTTTGCCTAAAACCATATAATCAGTTTTTTTACTGACTGAATTTGAAATTTTTCCGTGCAAACTTTTTATTTTTTCTTTTGCCTCGTCGCGCGTCATTGATTCTAATTCTCCAGTCAAAACAAAACTTTTGTTTTCTAAAATAAATTTTTTCTCAACTAAAACTATAGGATAAATAATTTCAATTCCTAATTGATCAAATTCTTTTAATAATTCTATATTTTTTTTATTTTTAAACCACTCTTGAATACTTTCTACCATTTTAATTCCCACGCCATTAATTTTTTCCAAATCTTCTTTCTTTAAGTCTCTTTGACAAAGGAGATTTAGAAGGTTTATTGTGTTTGAAAATCCCCCAACCCCCTTTATCAAGGGGGCTTTAAATGTGTTTGAAAATCCCTTAACCCCTTCGATGTCCATCAGAAAAGCTCCATTTTCTTTAAGTTTTTCTAAAATTTGTTTTGATAATAATGTTGCGGTTTCTTCTCCAATATGTCTAATTCCTAAAGCGAAAATAAATTTTGCTAAATAAATTTTTTTACTTTCTTGAATTGCTTTAATTAAATTTTGACTAGATTTTTCTGCGAAACGTTCCAATGGTTCAAGGTCTTCTCGAGTTAATTTAAAAATATCCGCTGGAGTTTCAACCAATCCTTTGCTCATTAATTGCTCAACAATTTTTTCGCCCATTCCATCAATATTAAATCCTTTTTTTGAAATAAAATGAATAATTTTTTCTTTTTGTTGAGCAAAACAATTTTGATTCACACAATAATGAGCTACTTCCCCTTCTATTTTTTTAATATCAGAATTGCATATCGGGCATTTTATAGGCATCTCAAATTTTTTTTCTTTACCTTTACGTAATTTTAACAACACTTGAACAATATCTGGGATCACATCACCCGCCTTTTGAATAATCACTGTATCACCAATTCTAATATCCAATCTTCTTATTTCATCTTCATTGTGTAATGTAGCTCGACTGACAATTGTACCCATCACCTTAACTGGTTTTAAAACAGCCACCGGAGTAAGTACGCCAGTTCGACCAATCTGAATAATAATATTTTCAACAATTGTTGTAGTCTGTTCCGCAGGAAATTTAAAAGCAATTGCCCAACGTGGCGCTTTACCTGTATAACCCAAGGCTTCTTGATTTTTTCGTTCATTAATTTTAATGACAATTCCATCAATCCAATAATTTTGCGCTTCTTTTTTTTCTTTCCATTTTTCCCAATACTTAATTATTTGTTCAACATTTTCACAATATTGATAATATGGATTAACCTTAAATCCCAATTTTTTTAATGTTTTTAATTCTTCTTTTTGAGAAATCGGTAAATTACCATCTTCTTGCCAAACTAAATCATAAACAAAACAATCTAATTTTCTTTGTGCGACAATTTTTGAATCCAATTGTCTAATTGTTCCGGCAGCCGCATTTCTCGGATTTGCAAATTCTGGCTCTGCTTTTTCTTTTCTTTTTTTATTCAATTCTTGAAAAACTTTTTTGCTCATCCAAATTTCACCTTCAACCATTATATTTATTGGCTCTTCCAATTTTAAAGGAATACTTTCAATAGTTTTTAAATTTTGAGTAACATCCTCCCCTACTTTACCGTCTCCTCGTGTTGCACCAGCAACAAAAATTCCTTTTTTATAAGTTAAAATGACATGCAACCCGTCTATTTTTAACTCGCAAAGATAATCTATAAAATTATTTCGTTCTTGTTTTTCTAAAAATTTTTTATTTCTTATTTCCCAATCAAAAATTTCTTGAGAATCAAAAGCATCATTAAAAGACCATTGTCTAATTTTATGTTTTAATTTTTTAAATTTTCCTAATGGTTGTCCGCCCATTCTTTGAGTGGGCGAATCAAAAGTAATAAATTCTGGATTTTCTTGTTCTAATTTTTCAAGTTCATGCTTTAAAGAATCCAAGGCAGCATCAGAAATTTCTTGTTGATCTAAAACATGATAAAGATAACGATGATAATTTATTTCTTTTTTTAAATTTTCAATCCTTTGTTTAATTTCTTGTTTACTCATATTTTTTATAAAACAACATGGGTTAAACCCTATATTTTTAATATTTTTTTACTCCATATTCTTTAAAAATTTCTTCAATCTCATCGTATTCTAACTCTTCTTTTTTTAATAATTCATTAGCAAATCGTTCAACTATTTTCCATTCTTTTTTTAATAATTCTTCTACATTTTTTGCGCAAGAAAAAAATATTTCTTGAGTCTCGTTATTTAATTTTTCTTTAATACTTTCAGAAAGTTGAGCCTCTGGAATTACTGAATAGTCGCCAATAAAACCATTTTGTCCCATACCAAATTTCCAAACCATATCATGAGCAATAATCATTGCTCCCTTAAAATCACTAGCCACTCCATCAGAAGTAATTCCATATTTTAATTTTTCCGACACATATCCAGCCAAAAAAACCTTAATATCAGCCAAAATTTTATCTTTGCTGGAAGTAAAAAGTTCTTCTCTAGGTTGTGAATAAACAACACCCAAAGATTCTTTTCTTGAAATAATCGAAGCTTTAAAAACATCATTGGTTGGATGTAAAAAATACATTGTTATTAAATGTCCGGCTTCATGAAAAGCAATCATCTCTCTTTCT
The genomic region above belongs to Candidatus Kuenenbacteria bacterium HGW-Kuenenbacteria-1 and contains:
- a CDS encoding 2,3-bisphosphoglycerate-independent phosphoglycerate mutase (catalyzes the interconversion of 2-phosphoglycerate and 3-phosphoglycerate); protein product: MSKPIVLIILDGWGIAPASKGNAVTLAKTPVMDFLYKKYPNTLLKAHGKYVGLPNYQDGNSEAGHINLGAGRIVKQDAVYISESIIDGTFFKNTAILEAIKHTKKYKTNIHLMSLLSGSQSPHTDLSHIHALLKLIEQQGINSNKIFFHFFTDGRDSSQHGAIKYLKKVEAYFQGQEKIATISGRFFAMDRKKKWERIESVYNAMVLGKGEGAESPEQAISKAYNKNLTDEYISPTVITKNKKPISVIHDNDMIVFSNLRSDRARELTKAFLQKDFNKMNEGSFKRKKVLQNIRFVAMTDFGPDLPHVFTAFPSRDIKMCLPLVLEKFKQVYIAETEKYAHMTYFINGGYADPVNGEERIKIPSLDIPYYDKQPEMSAPEITKTVLNKLNYDFIAVNFANPDIIGHTGNLKAAIQAIECVDKCVGKIIKKVQEKNGTVIITADHGNVEEMINLETGEIDTKHSKNPVPFILVDNQKRKLRKDGILSDVAPTILELFEIEKPKEMKGKSLIENFKLNF